A region of Candidatus Neomarinimicrobiota bacterium DNA encodes the following proteins:
- a CDS encoding RHS repeat-associated core domain-containing protein produces the protein MRGSRKEEDTEFGLYYFGARYYPEGIPTGRSPAGRFAQTDPLWQDYPGWSPYVYGLDNPLKYVDPGGKQTWPLPYSEIKRGGGQSQSLTLKPYKRNKWNIFLRCWKKSWQN, from the coding sequence CTGAGGGGCAGTAGAAAAGAAGAGGACACCGAATTCGGCCTGTACTACTTCGGGGCGCGGTACTATCCCGAAGGAATCCCTACGGGACGATCCCCGGCGGGGCGTTTTGCCCAAACAGACCCCCTGTGGCAGGACTACCCCGGCTGGAGCCCGTACGTGTACGGGTTGGATAATCCGCTAAAGTATGTGGACCCAGGTGGCAAGCAAACATGGCCTTTACCGTATAGTGAAATCAAGAGGGGAGGAGGCCAATCCCAATCACTGACGTTAAAGCCCTACAAGAGGAACAAATGGAACATATTCTTAAGGTGTTGGAAAAAGAGTTGGCAGAACTAA